Below is a window of Candidatus Thermoplasmatota archaeon DNA.
AAATCTCCATCCGAAGCCCGCGCGCGTCCCGCGGCGGACGCTCGGGAAAGCGCCTAGAACGGTCCGGCTTGCGCGCGGCAAGTTCGGCGAGCGCGGCCGCGTCCAAGAGATCGTCCACGCCTGCGCCCCGCCGGCGCGCGTCGGGGAGGTGCTCCTCCAGCCATCGGCCAACGCGCGGGAACGGCGCTTCGAGCGCCTCCAACCGCTCGTTGCGTCCTTCGCGCGTCTTCTTGTAGTGGCGCGCGGGGCGGCCAAGGAGCGTGGCGAAGGCAAGCTCGGGATGCGCTTCGACGACGCGGCGCTGGAGCCTTGGCTTGATGACGGCGTCCACCTCCACGATCTTGGGGACGAGGTTGCGCGTTTGGGCCGACAGTTTACTGCGCATGTGCGCAGTAAAACTCAATTGCGCGCGGGAGGGCGGCGAGAAGACGCTGAGGCTCCGTGGATAGCCCAGCGCGCGCCGCGCCTCGCGGTCGCACGCGCGCCCGCCGTCCTCCGGCGCATCGAGGAGCCCGATGGGCATGTCGACGGCAGCCGGCGCGCCGCGCGCAAGCTGGAGGACTTCCGAGAACGCGGGCGCGACAACGGGCGCGCGCAGCGCGTCGCCTCGCGCGCAAACGGCGACCCACCCGCCGCGGCAACCGTCGACGCCAAAGGCGCCGCGCATCGTCAGTGCTTGTGCCCTTCGTGGCCGGGTTTGGCCGGCGGCATGCCCGAGGGCGTGGCGCTCTTGGGCACGGGCGCGCCGGGCTCGGCGGCGCGAGTAGTCGTTTCCTGCGTGACCGCCTCGGGCGGGAGGTACTCCTCGACGAAGCGGATCTTCGTGAAGCCGCCGAACTGGCGAAGGTCGGAGACGATGAGGAACTTCGTGGCGTGCCACCGCCCG
It encodes the following:
- a CDS encoding DUF429 domain-containing protein, which produces MRGAFGVDGCRGGWVAVCARGDALRAPVVAPAFSEVLQLARGAPAAVDMPIGLLDAPEDGGRACDREARRALGYPRSLSVFSPPSRAQLSFTAHMRSKLSAQTRNLVPKIVEVDAVIKPRLQRRVVEAHPELAFATLLGRPARHYKKTREGRNERLEALEAPFPRVGRWLEEHLPDARRRGAGVDDLLDAAALAELAARKPDRSRRFPERPPRDARGLRMEIWG